The proteins below come from a single Ruficoccus amylovorans genomic window:
- a CDS encoding MotA/TolQ/ExbB proton channel family protein translates to MGIFDFSLIERGGPLMWPLLVLSLIGFIFFVERTLYLHKGQIRTNTFVDGIKNLVRKRRLLEALTVCEETPGPVASVVKAALLNHDKSEEKMRGAIRDAALVEIPSLERRVGTIAAIAKISPLLGLLGTIVALLNAFLTMQEKGPYANASNFSGDVAQALITTATGLAIAIMAYLAHHFLHGRVRALVHDMEWVGNDIIQFLHRDVPEEESDTEKENG, encoded by the coding sequence ATGGGTATTTTTGACTTTTCTCTGATCGAACGCGGCGGCCCCCTCATGTGGCCGCTGCTGGTGCTTAGCCTGATCGGGTTCATCTTTTTCGTGGAGCGGACCCTCTACCTGCACAAGGGCCAGATCCGGACCAACACCTTTGTGGACGGCATCAAGAACCTCGTGCGCAAGCGCCGCCTGCTCGAAGCCCTCACCGTGTGCGAGGAGACGCCCGGCCCCGTCGCCAGCGTGGTCAAGGCCGCCCTGCTCAACCACGACAAGTCCGAGGAAAAAATGCGCGGCGCGATCCGTGACGCCGCCCTGGTCGAGATACCCTCACTGGAGCGCCGGGTCGGGACCATCGCCGCCATTGCCAAGATTTCCCCCCTGCTGGGGCTGCTGGGCACGATTGTCGCCCTGCTCAACGCCTTTTTGACCATGCAGGAGAAGGGGCCTTATGCCAACGCCTCGAACTTCTCCGGTGACGTGGCGCAGGCGCTTATCACCACGGCGACCGGGCTGGCCATCGCCATCATGGCCTATCTGGCGCACCACTTCCTCCACGGGCGGGTGCGGGCGCTCGTCCATGACATGGAGTGGGTCGGCAACGATATTATCCAGTTCCTGCACCGCGACGTGCCTGAGGAGGAGAGCGACACCGAAAAAGAAAATGGTTAA
- a CDS encoding ExbD/TolR family protein, which produces MSLTRPLELERHLSPPDARFDVAALFDVLLICIMFMLLGSRFIFAPGESIRLPVMDNPAPAGISTLAVLTYKSDEMMILNGRVITLEGWQRLIERGEVTGEGVLLVKADAELPMQTLLELAELARQAGYEALQIAANSSVSDKVWKGQGSAEPFGSYNP; this is translated from the coding sequence ATGTCCCTGACCCGTCCCCTCGAACTCGAACGCCACCTGAGCCCGCCGGATGCGCGCTTTGATGTGGCGGCACTGTTCGACGTGCTGCTGATCTGCATCATGTTCATGCTGCTGGGGTCACGTTTTATTTTCGCTCCCGGCGAGTCGATCCGGCTCCCCGTGATGGACAATCCGGCCCCGGCGGGTATCTCCACCTTGGCGGTGCTCACTTACAAGAGCGACGAGATGATGATCCTCAACGGGCGTGTCATCACGCTGGAGGGCTGGCAGCGCCTGATCGAGCGCGGCGAAGTCACCGGCGAGGGCGTCCTGCTGGTCAAGGCCGACGCCGAACTCCCCATGCAGACCCTGCTCGAACTGGCCGAGCTGGCCCGGCAGGCCGGGTACGAGGCCTTGCAGATCGCCGCTAACAGCTCCGTCTCGGACAAGGTCTGGAAAGGGCAGGGCTCCGCCGAACCCTTCGGCAGCTACAACCCATGA
- a CDS encoding ABC transporter permease, whose amino-acid sequence MPWYLYLALKQLFPSGRFVSLFCVVSVIGVTLGVMVLLIVQSVMNGFGNEIRDKLSDTDGHVRIQGGGIIYQTWPLVEMAEQIEGVETVAPYAEGMVMMMHRNIPAFPYVLGVDVLGDEPIIPFDRYLRGDSRYEDLDDETVFLGAGLAASIGAYKGSTLEVYSPLMLEKLKRDEVLLPRELTVAGIFDTGYNKIDANTMIVTLRLMQELYGLGDGAHGVSLRLKDRNQADAVAKQLNDQLQPPYRAVTWLDRNSDILFVLSLEKAVMSFIILFIILVASFSIASSLFTAVVRKTREIGLIGAMGGRSRQMAAVFCFQGFIIGVVGSLLGVGLALLALHYRVQIVDTFARATNSADTLVRFYQFRVLPVHYEARDFILIITFAIIVSTVAGLLPAWRAARLKPADALRNE is encoded by the coding sequence ATGCCCTGGTACCTGTATTTAGCGCTCAAGCAGCTTTTTCCCTCGGGGCGCTTCGTGTCGCTGTTCTGCGTCGTCTCGGTCATCGGCGTCACCCTCGGGGTGATGGTCCTGCTGATCGTGCAGAGCGTCATGAACGGCTTTGGCAACGAGATCCGCGACAAGCTCTCCGATACCGACGGTCATGTCCGCATCCAGGGTGGGGGGATCATTTATCAGACCTGGCCGCTGGTCGAGATGGCCGAGCAGATCGAGGGCGTGGAGACCGTCGCCCCCTACGCCGAGGGTATGGTTATGATGATGCACCGGAACATCCCGGCCTTCCCTTACGTGCTGGGCGTGGATGTGCTCGGGGACGAGCCGATCATCCCCTTCGACCGTTATCTGCGCGGCGACAGCCGCTACGAGGACCTCGACGACGAGACGGTTTTCCTCGGGGCCGGGCTGGCCGCCTCCATCGGCGCTTACAAGGGCTCAACACTTGAGGTTTACTCGCCCCTGATGCTGGAAAAGCTCAAGCGCGACGAGGTGCTGCTTCCCCGCGAACTGACCGTGGCGGGCATCTTCGATACCGGCTATAACAAGATCGACGCCAACACCATGATCGTGACCCTGCGGCTGATGCAGGAGCTTTACGGCCTCGGGGATGGTGCGCACGGTGTCTCCCTGCGCCTGAAAGACCGCAACCAGGCCGACGCCGTGGCCAAGCAGCTCAACGACCAGCTCCAGCCCCCCTACCGGGCCGTGACCTGGCTCGACCGCAACAGCGACATTCTCTTTGTCCTCTCGCTGGAAAAGGCCGTCATGTCGTTTATCATCCTGTTTATCATCCTGGTGGCTTCGTTCTCCATCGCCAGCTCGCTCTTTACCGCCGTGGTGCGCAAGACCCGCGAGATCGGGCTCATCGGGGCGATGGGCGGGCGTTCCCGGCAGATGGCCGCCGTGTTCTGCTTCCAGGGCTTCATCATCGGGGTGGTTGGCTCCTTGCTCGGGGTTGGGTTGGCGTTGCTGGCGCTTCACTACCGTGTGCAGATCGTGGACACCTTTGCCCGCGCGACCAACAGCGCCGACACGCTGGTGCGTTTTTACCAGTTCCGCGTGCTGCCCGTGCATTACGAGGCGCGGGACTTCATCCTCATCATCACCTTCGCCATCATCGTCTCGACCGTGGCCGGGCTGCTGCCCGCCTGGCGTGCCGCCCGTCTCAAACCCGCCGACGCCCTCCGCAATGAGTGA
- a CDS encoding ABC transporter ATP-binding protein, giving the protein MSDPVLQTTGLTKVFKGPDADIEVLSGVELAVHAGESVSIRGESGAGKTTLLYILSTLELPDAGEVRWQGQNVLKKSADWRALRRTTFMGLVFQSYYLIPELNALENVLMAARLAGKLDSAKKERARDLLAQVGLSERLRHMPGQLSGGERQRVALARALLNRPALVLADEPTGNLDEHTGAEVMDIFIKMCAEEQVALCLVTHNPAFAARTSRQLYMRGGAMEEIGSHEGTEAQR; this is encoded by the coding sequence ATGAGTGACCCCGTTCTCCAGACCACCGGCCTGACCAAGGTCTTCAAGGGCCCGGACGCCGACATCGAAGTCCTCTCCGGCGTCGAACTGGCCGTCCACGCGGGCGAAAGTGTGAGCATCCGCGGCGAGTCCGGCGCGGGCAAGACCACGCTCCTTTACATCCTCTCGACGCTGGAGCTGCCCGACGCGGGCGAGGTCCGCTGGCAGGGCCAGAACGTCCTGAAAAAGTCCGCCGACTGGCGGGCGCTGCGTCGCACGACCTTCATGGGGCTGGTCTTCCAGTCCTACTACCTGATCCCGGAGCTCAACGCGCTGGAAAACGTCCTCATGGCGGCGCGGCTGGCGGGCAAGCTCGACTCCGCCAAAAAAGAACGCGCCCGTGACCTGCTGGCGCAGGTGGGGCTCTCCGAACGCCTCCGCCACATGCCCGGCCAGCTCTCTGGCGGGGAGCGTCAGCGCGTGGCCCTGGCCCGCGCCCTCCTGAATCGCCCCGCGCTGGTCCTGGCCGACGAGCCGACCGGCAACCTCGACGAGCACACCGGGGCCGAGGTCATGGACATTTTTATAAAAATGTGCGCCGAGGAACAGGTCGCCCTCTGCCTGGTCACGCACAACCCGGCCTTTGCCGCCCGCACCAGCCGTCAGCTCTACATGCGCGGCGGAGCGATGGAGGAGATTGGCTCACACGAAGGCACAGAGGCACAAAGATGA
- a CDS encoding GxxExxY protein: MTENEIGREVVDAAIELHRELGPGLLESVYESVLARLLAERGIEVERQVSIPVTFRNMRFEEGFRADIVAGRKVILELKSVEAITRAHQKQLLTYLRLTGLKLGFVLNFGEELMKNGIKRIINGDLSA, translated from the coding sequence ATGACAGAAAACGAGATTGGCCGGGAAGTTGTCGATGCGGCGATTGAACTGCACCGGGAACTTGGGCCAGGCTTGCTGGAGAGTGTCTATGAATCTGTGCTGGCCCGGCTTCTGGCTGAGCGAGGCATCGAAGTTGAGCGCCAGGTGTCCATTCCGGTTACTTTCAGGAATATGCGCTTCGAAGAAGGATTTCGGGCGGACATTGTTGCTGGCAGGAAAGTTATCCTTGAACTGAAATCAGTGGAGGCCATTACTCGCGCCCATCAAAAACAATTGTTAACCTACTTGCGTTTGACCGGATTGAAGCTTGGGTTCGTGTTGAACTTTGGCGAGGAGTTGATGAAGAATGGCATCAAGCGTATCATTAACGGCGATCTTTCCGCCTGA
- a CDS encoding Gfo/Idh/MocA family protein, producing the protein MADKNPLRCGVAGVGYLGQHHARIYNQLPGCELAGIYDADPKRAREIAKQHGGAHVCESLEELGERCEAVSVAVPTDRHTEVALPLLEKGCHLLIEKPICPTLEEAEQITEAAASRGLLVQVGHIEHYNPVMAFLEKHVKDPRFITADRLAEFKIRGVEVSVVLDLMIHDIGVILQLVKSPLVRVDSVGVNVLTKSEDIANARLTFENGCVANINTSRVSRKPVREIRVFQPNAYLSLNFAEQKGHLIRKGKLGLSKKDIPIEKGEPLLLELASFTDAVRKHTAPKVDAVLGRSALEVALKITQQIREANERRG; encoded by the coding sequence ATGGCAGATAAAAATCCCTTGCGATGCGGGGTGGCCGGGGTCGGATACCTCGGGCAGCACCACGCGCGGATTTACAACCAGCTCCCCGGCTGCGAGTTGGCCGGTATTTACGACGCCGACCCCAAGCGCGCCCGCGAGATCGCCAAACAGCACGGCGGGGCGCACGTCTGTGAATCCCTGGAGGAGTTGGGCGAGCGTTGCGAAGCGGTCAGTGTGGCCGTGCCGACGGACCGCCACACCGAGGTCGCGCTGCCGCTGCTGGAGAAGGGCTGCCACCTGCTGATTGAGAAGCCCATCTGCCCCACGCTGGAGGAGGCCGAGCAGATCACCGAGGCCGCCGCCTCGCGCGGGCTGCTGGTGCAGGTCGGCCATATCGAGCACTATAATCCGGTCATGGCCTTTCTGGAAAAGCACGTCAAAGACCCGCGCTTCATCACGGCGGACCGGCTGGCGGAGTTCAAGATCCGGGGCGTGGAGGTCAGCGTCGTGCTCGACCTGATGATTCACGACATTGGCGTCATCCTGCAACTGGTGAAATCGCCGCTGGTGCGGGTGGACTCGGTCGGGGTCAACGTCCTGACCAAGAGCGAGGACATCGCCAACGCCCGCCTGACCTTTGAGAACGGCTGCGTCGCCAACATCAATACCAGCCGCGTCAGCCGCAAGCCGGTGCGCGAGATCCGCGTCTTCCAGCCCAACGCCTACCTCTCGCTCAACTTCGCCGAGCAGAAGGGCCACCTCATCCGCAAGGGCAAACTCGGCCTGAGCAAGAAGGACATCCCCATCGAAAAGGGCGAGCCCCTCCTGCTGGAGCTGGCCTCCTTTACCGACGCCGTGCGCAAGCACACCGCCCCGAAAGTCGATGCCGTCCTCGGCCGCAGCGCGCTTGAGGTCGCCCTCAAGATCACCCAGCAAATCCGCGAGGCGAACGAACGGCGCGGGTAG
- a CDS encoding GxxExxY protein, with protein sequence MEENAIGDIVVQAAIELHRELGPGLLESVYESVLATLLEQRGLAVERQVAVPVVFREMRFEEGFRADLIVENKVILELKSVEAISRAHNKQLLTYLRLTGLKLGYLLNFGDELMKTGISRVINGQLQSQ encoded by the coding sequence ATGGAGGAGAATGCGATTGGGGACATTGTGGTCCAGGCGGCGATCGAGCTTCACCGTGAACTGGGGCCAGGGCTTTTGGAATCTGTCTATGAATCGGTGTTGGCCACTTTGCTTGAGCAACGGGGCTTAGCGGTTGAGCGACAGGTAGCGGTCCCCGTTGTATTCAGGGAGATGCGTTTTGAAGAAGGATTTCGCGCAGACTTGATCGTTGAAAACAAAGTCATTCTCGAACTTAAATCCGTGGAGGCAATCTCCCGCGCCCACAACAAGCAATTGCTCACCTATCTAAGACTCACCGGTCTCAAGCTGGGCTACCTTTTAAACTTCGGAGACGAACTCATGAAAACCGGCATCAGCCGCGTCATCAATGGGCAACTGCAATCCCAGTAA
- a CDS encoding lipid-A-disaccharide synthase — protein MTLPTPTARPDLLIIAGEHSGDQHAARLLREARAAQPSLGVCAIGGEELEKAGAQLLFDLTQHSVVGLFEVLKNYGFFKNLFEATVTWIKEHRPRAVCFVDYPGFNLRLAERLHKEGISVKGGGETRLLYYISPQIWAWKGHRRFKMAKLLDALAVIFPFEVKCYDDTDLPVTYVGHPFTGEDYHLPLRYAPDGPLLLLPGSRKTPVRRIFPLMLRALERRYAATRAGRGEPSAGQRSVSPDERAVAIFPSPAIAGVLEEQLAAFPSLADRVSLRPGGEVAEAAAVLTSSGTMSLNCALAAIPGAIVYRANPLTYFIGRRVVSIDRLGIANILLGRDIYPEYLQGAANPAALGRELDLCLGDPARLEATREAARELLHLLGEEREMSPAQWLLKELT, from the coding sequence ATGACCTTGCCCACACCTACCGCTCGGCCCGACCTGCTCATCATCGCCGGTGAGCACTCCGGCGACCAGCACGCGGCCCGCCTTCTGCGTGAGGCGCGGGCGGCGCAGCCGTCGTTGGGCGTGTGCGCGATCGGCGGCGAGGAACTGGAGAAGGCCGGAGCGCAGCTTTTGTTCGACCTGACCCAGCATTCCGTCGTGGGGCTGTTTGAGGTTTTGAAGAACTACGGCTTTTTCAAAAACCTCTTCGAGGCCACGGTGACGTGGATCAAAGAGCACCGGCCGCGCGCGGTCTGTTTCGTCGATTACCCGGGCTTCAACCTCCGCCTGGCCGAGCGCCTGCACAAGGAGGGCATCAGCGTGAAGGGCGGGGGAGAAACGCGCCTGCTCTACTACATCAGCCCGCAAATCTGGGCCTGGAAAGGGCACCGGCGCTTCAAGATGGCCAAGCTGCTCGACGCTCTGGCCGTGATTTTTCCCTTCGAGGTCAAGTGTTACGATGACACCGACCTGCCCGTGACTTACGTGGGCCACCCCTTCACGGGGGAGGACTACCACCTGCCGCTGCGCTATGCGCCGGACGGCCCGCTGCTGCTGCTGCCCGGCAGTCGAAAGACACCCGTGCGGCGGATTTTCCCGCTCATGCTGCGGGCGCTGGAGCGGCGTTACGCTGCCACGCGCGCGGGCCGCGGTGAACCGTCAGCGGGGCAGAGGAGTGTTTCCCCGGACGAGCGGGCGGTGGCGATTTTTCCCAGCCCGGCCATTGCCGGGGTCCTGGAGGAGCAACTGGCGGCTTTCCCGTCACTGGCGGATCGCGTCAGCCTGCGCCCCGGCGGCGAGGTGGCGGAAGCCGCCGCCGTCCTGACCAGTTCGGGCACGATGTCGCTGAACTGCGCCTTGGCAGCGATTCCGGGGGCGATTGTTTACCGGGCCAACCCGCTGACGTACTTCATCGGGCGGCGTGTGGTGAGCATTGACCGGCTCGGCATCGCCAACATCCTCCTTGGGCGCGATATTTACCCCGAGTACCTGCAAGGCGCAGCCAACCCCGCCGCACTCGGGCGCGAACTCGACCTGTGCCTCGGCGATCCGGCCCGGCTGGAGGCGACGCGCGAGGCCGCCCGCGAACTGCTCCACCTGCTCGGTGAGGAGCGCGAAATGTCCCCGGCCCAATGGCTGCTTAAGGAACTGACCTGA
- a CDS encoding glycosyltransferase — protein sequence MLSVIICTYNPAPAPLRRTLEALAKQTLPAGEWELLIVDNASPEPLTVSALADRTKRPFRLIFEPVPGLARARITGCREAKSDLLVYVDDDNLLAPDYLERALEISRSHPFLGAWSGHLEGEFETEPAPELRPYLVHLAIRDVIREEWASFPNYRTCPWGAGLCIRRRVVEAYARDFDKDFRSQIGTTGNSLARGEDTDLAFTACTLGLGLGVFPSLRLVHLMPAARLKKDYLLRIAEESTYANVVISHLHGLGLPPAPGALGEVRHRLRGLASGFSFEWRMQDAKRRGIARALKAISALSAAGK from the coding sequence ATGCTCAGCGTTATCATCTGCACCTACAACCCCGCTCCGGCTCCTCTGCGCCGGACACTGGAGGCGCTGGCGAAGCAGACGCTGCCCGCGGGCGAGTGGGAGCTGCTGATCGTGGACAACGCCTCGCCCGAGCCGCTCACGGTGTCCGCGCTGGCGGATAGGACGAAGCGGCCTTTCCGGTTGATTTTCGAGCCGGTTCCCGGTCTGGCCCGGGCGCGGATCACCGGTTGCCGCGAGGCGAAAAGCGACCTGCTGGTTTATGTGGACGACGACAACCTGCTCGCCCCCGACTATCTGGAGCGGGCGCTGGAGATTTCGCGTTCGCACCCGTTTCTGGGGGCCTGGAGCGGGCACCTGGAGGGTGAGTTTGAAACCGAGCCCGCGCCCGAATTGCGCCCTTACCTCGTGCACCTGGCCATCCGCGACGTTATCCGCGAGGAGTGGGCGAGCTTCCCGAACTACCGGACCTGCCCCTGGGGGGCGGGGCTGTGCATCCGCCGCAGAGTGGTGGAGGCCTACGCGCGGGATTTCGACAAGGATTTTCGCTCTCAGATCGGCACGACCGGCAATTCCCTCGCCCGGGGAGAGGATACAGACCTGGCCTTCACCGCCTGTACGCTCGGCCTCGGACTCGGGGTTTTTCCGAGCCTGCGGCTGGTCCACCTCATGCCAGCCGCCCGCCTGAAAAAAGACTACCTGCTGCGCATCGCCGAGGAGTCCACTTACGCGAATGTTGTCATTTCGCACCTGCACGGTTTGGGCTTGCCGCCCGCGCCCGGTGCGTTGGGCGAGGTCCGGCATCGCCTGCGCGGGCTGGCCAGTGGATTCAGCTTCGAGTGGCGGATGCAGGACGCCAAGCGCCGGGGCATCGCCCGCGCGCTCAAGGCTATTTCTGCGTTGAGCGCGGCGGGCAAGTAA
- the proS gene encoding proline--tRNA ligase yields MAKAKTAISPTRAEDYPEWYQQVIKAADMAENSPVRGCMVIKPWGYTLWENIQHVLDQMFKDTGHVNAYFPLFIPKSYLEKEAAHVEGFAKECAVVTHSRLVDDGNGGLKPDSPLEEPLIVRPTSETIIGEMYAKWVQSYRDLPILINQWANVVRWEMRTRLFLRTAEFLWQEGHTVHATAEEAMEETRKMLAVYADFAENYMAMPVICGEKTPGERFPGADHTFSIEAMMQDRKALQAGTSHFLGQNFSKASGIKFQSEAGNEEFAWTTSWGVSTRLIGGLIMTHADDDGLVLPPRLAPSHVVILPVMHKPETAAAVLEYCESLKKELQAQCFAGRRVEVEIDKRDMRGGEKRWSWVKKGVPLIVEAGPRDIENNAVFVARRDTGEKVGLPRAEFVATVAERLQGIQDDMLARAQAHRAENTQTIDTLEDFKAYFTPQNAERPEIHGGFAIAHWGGDAEDEDRLAKEMKVTIRNIPLEGQFGYDGEPGTCIYTGKPSTQRVIFAKSY; encoded by the coding sequence ATGGCAAAAGCGAAGACAGCCATCTCCCCGACGCGGGCCGAAGACTACCCGGAATGGTACCAGCAGGTCATCAAGGCCGCCGACATGGCGGAAAACTCGCCCGTGCGCGGGTGCATGGTGATCAAGCCGTGGGGCTACACCCTTTGGGAAAACATCCAGCACGTGCTCGACCAGATGTTCAAGGACACCGGGCACGTGAACGCCTATTTCCCGCTCTTCATCCCCAAAAGCTACCTGGAAAAAGAAGCCGCCCACGTCGAGGGCTTCGCCAAGGAGTGCGCTGTGGTGACGCATTCGCGCCTCGTCGATGACGGCAACGGCGGGCTCAAGCCCGACAGCCCGCTGGAGGAGCCGCTCATTGTCCGCCCGACCTCGGAGACGATTATCGGCGAAATGTACGCCAAGTGGGTCCAGAGCTACCGGGACCTGCCGATCCTCATCAACCAGTGGGCCAACGTCGTTCGCTGGGAGATGCGCACCCGGCTATTCCTGCGCACCGCCGAGTTCCTCTGGCAGGAGGGGCACACCGTCCACGCCACCGCCGAGGAGGCGATGGAGGAGACGCGCAAGATGCTGGCCGTGTACGCTGACTTCGCGGAGAATTACATGGCCATGCCCGTCATTTGTGGCGAAAAGACCCCCGGCGAGCGCTTCCCCGGCGCGGACCACACCTTTTCCATCGAGGCCATGATGCAGGACCGCAAGGCCCTGCAGGCCGGGACCAGCCACTTCCTGGGGCAGAATTTCTCCAAGGCCAGCGGGATCAAATTCCAGAGCGAGGCGGGGAACGAGGAGTTCGCCTGGACGACCTCGTGGGGCGTGTCCACGCGCCTGATCGGCGGGCTCATCATGACCCACGCCGACGATGACGGCCTCGTGCTGCCGCCGCGCCTGGCTCCTTCGCATGTGGTTATCCTGCCCGTCATGCACAAGCCCGAGACAGCCGCCGCCGTGCTTGAGTACTGCGAGTCGCTGAAAAAGGAGCTTCAGGCTCAGTGTTTTGCCGGGCGTCGTGTGGAGGTCGAGATCGACAAGCGCGACATGCGCGGCGGTGAAAAACGCTGGAGCTGGGTCAAGAAGGGCGTGCCGCTCATCGTCGAGGCCGGCCCCCGCGACATCGAGAACAACGCCGTCTTCGTCGCCCGCCGCGACACCGGCGAAAAGGTCGGCCTGCCCCGCGCCGAGTTTGTCGCCACCGTGGCCGAGCGCCTGCAAGGCATTCAGGACGACATGCTCGCCCGCGCCCAGGCCCACCGCGCCGAGAACACCCAGACTATCGATACGCTGGAAGACTTTAAGGCGTACTTCACGCCGCAGAACGCCGAGCGCCCGGAAATCCACGGTGGCTTCGCCATCGCCCACTGGGGCGGCGACGCCGAGGACGAGGACCGCCTCGCCAAGGAGATGAAGGTGACGATCCGCAATATCCCGCTCGAAGGCCAGTTCGGCTACGACGGTGAGCCGGGCACCTGCATCTACACCGGCAAGCCCAGCACCCAGCGCGTCATTTTCGCCAAGTCGTATTGA
- a CDS encoding LacI family DNA-binding transcriptional regulator: MKKVITQKDLAEATGLNQSTVSLALRNDPRVKEATRRHVLETARRLGYRKDPMLSALASYRSRQRDSVFHGTLVWLWRPELLQYRQDQDSAWNRYLEGARRRCAALGYALETLEVPASPQEQRRLSDILYHRGIEGILVPPQQVSSEAPHFQWEQFAAVTFGWSVREPNFHAVSPNHYQNAITLVKNLHRLGYERVSGVVLTGGNYDRAHFHLWTHGLQDASRQYASSGPGIPPLLLKKTGGSIREVLLRWLDKYRPDAIGVSAEHTDLLVEELSALGLKVPNDIAVATLFRPASESRYAGIYENSTHIGEAAVDMLAGALRRREHGMPPVRRMMQIEGTWVDGPTAPGA, encoded by the coding sequence TTGAAAAAGGTAATCACGCAAAAAGACCTGGCCGAAGCGACCGGACTGAACCAATCGACAGTCAGCCTCGCCCTGCGGAACGACCCGCGCGTCAAAGAGGCAACTCGCCGCCACGTCCTCGAAACGGCCCGACGCCTCGGCTACCGTAAAGACCCCATGCTCTCCGCGCTGGCCTCGTACCGCAGCCGGCAGCGCGACAGCGTTTTCCACGGGACGCTGGTCTGGCTCTGGCGACCGGAGCTGCTCCAGTACCGTCAGGATCAGGACTCGGCCTGGAACCGCTATCTGGAAGGCGCCCGCCGCCGCTGTGCCGCCCTGGGCTACGCGCTGGAAACGCTCGAAGTCCCCGCCAGCCCGCAGGAGCAACGCCGCCTTTCCGACATTCTCTACCACCGGGGCATCGAGGGCATCCTCGTCCCCCCGCAACAGGTGTCCTCGGAGGCCCCGCATTTCCAGTGGGAGCAGTTCGCCGCGGTCACCTTCGGCTGGTCGGTCAGGGAACCCAACTTCCACGCTGTCAGCCCCAACCACTACCAGAACGCGATCACGCTGGTCAAAAACCTCCACCGCCTCGGCTACGAACGTGTCTCCGGCGTCGTGCTCACGGGAGGTAACTACGACCGGGCGCATTTCCACCTCTGGACTCATGGCCTGCAGGACGCTTCCCGCCAGTATGCCAGCTCCGGCCCCGGCATCCCTCCCCTGCTATTGAAAAAAACGGGAGGTTCCATCCGCGAGGTGCTGCTGCGCTGGCTCGACAAATACCGCCCCGACGCCATCGGCGTGAGCGCCGAGCACACGGATCTCCTCGTCGAGGAGTTGAGCGCGCTCGGCCTGAAAGTCCCCAACGACATCGCCGTGGCCACCCTCTTTCGCCCGGCTTCGGAGAGCCGTTACGCCGGGATCTACGAGAACTCCACCCACATCGGTGAGGCCGCCGTCGATATGCTGGCCGGAGCCCTCCGCCGACGCGAACACGGCATGCCGCCGGTCCGCCGCATGATGCAGATCGAAGGCACCTGGGTGGACGGCCCGACCGCTCCTGGTGCGTGA